A window from Tenacibaculum singaporense encodes these proteins:
- a CDS encoding TonB-dependent receptor produces the protein MKKNFIISVFLLISLSLFAQKELKGVIKDNNNLEIFGANVYWLNTNTGTTTNETGTFSIPYKKEYKKLIISFVGYKTDTITVNGTKPINHYLTESNTLNEVAVSAKKSATQRSYLQTQNLVTINSDELLKAACCNLSESFETNPSIDVNFSDALTGTKQIQMLGLTSPYLLITQENIPSIRGAAQAFGLTFTPGTWVESIQITKGAGSVVNGFESISGQINTELVKPSTNHKFYLNAYGAVGGRLEFNTHFNQKVSEKWQTGLYVHGDYRGEKFDKNNDNFLDNPLAEQINVMNRWQYTDAEKGWVSFINFRYLDDSKQVGEVGFNPEVDRGSNTVWGSEIKTKRFDTSVKVGYVFPDMPFQNMGFQAAYSNHKQDSYFGLRDYNIQHQSFYSSFVFSSIIGDTRNKFKTGASLTYDNYEEFISELLSPNFNRKENSVGAFFEYAYDNADNLSVTAGVRLDHHNLLGTFVTPRLHMRYVPWERGVLRASVGRGKRSANIFAENQQLFASSRAITIDNTGGNIYGLDPEEAWNYGVSFLQGYKLFGRKGDVTFDFYQTNFSNQVVVDWENPQEISFYNLEGKSIANSFQIEMNQNIIPYFNTRFSYKFYDVSTDYKSGNLAKALQAKHRFFANVSYETKTEESDASWKFDVTYNWIGEQRLPNTNNQLPTYSDSYNLLNTQITKVFSKKFEMYAGAENITNYKQKNPILGSDNPFGANFDTTIVYAPVFGSNFYAGLRFKID, from the coding sequence ATGAAAAAAAACTTCATAATCAGTGTTTTTTTACTGATTTCTCTATCACTTTTTGCTCAAAAAGAGTTAAAAGGAGTGATAAAAGATAATAATAATTTAGAAATATTTGGAGCGAATGTATATTGGTTAAACACAAATACAGGAACGACCACCAATGAAACAGGAACGTTTAGTATTCCGTATAAAAAGGAGTATAAAAAATTAATAATAAGTTTTGTTGGTTATAAGACAGATACAATAACTGTTAACGGTACAAAACCAATCAATCACTATTTAACAGAAAGTAATACGTTAAATGAGGTTGCAGTTTCTGCAAAAAAAAGTGCTACTCAACGTTCGTATTTACAAACACAAAACTTGGTAACTATTAATAGTGATGAGTTGTTAAAAGCCGCTTGTTGTAATCTGTCAGAAAGTTTTGAAACCAACCCGTCAATAGATGTTAATTTTTCTGATGCGTTAACAGGTACAAAACAAATTCAAATGTTAGGATTAACAAGTCCATATTTGTTAATTACTCAAGAAAATATTCCGTCAATTAGAGGAGCAGCACAAGCATTCGGATTAACATTTACACCTGGGACTTGGGTTGAAAGTATTCAAATAACAAAAGGAGCAGGAAGTGTTGTAAATGGTTTCGAAAGTATTTCGGGACAAATAAATACGGAGCTAGTAAAACCATCTACCAATCATAAATTTTACCTGAATGCTTATGGAGCAGTAGGAGGAAGGTTAGAGTTCAATACGCATTTCAATCAAAAAGTGAGCGAAAAATGGCAAACAGGTTTGTATGTACATGGGGATTATAGAGGGGAAAAGTTTGATAAAAATAACGATAACTTTTTAGACAACCCATTAGCAGAACAAATCAATGTGATGAACCGTTGGCAATATACTGATGCCGAAAAAGGTTGGGTAAGTTTTATCAATTTTAGATATTTAGACGATTCAAAACAAGTAGGAGAAGTTGGTTTTAACCCAGAAGTAGATAGAGGATCAAATACTGTTTGGGGAAGCGAAATTAAAACCAAACGTTTTGATACTTCTGTAAAAGTAGGTTATGTGTTTCCAGATATGCCATTTCAAAATATGGGCTTTCAAGCGGCGTATAGTAACCATAAACAAGATTCGTATTTTGGATTGAGAGATTATAATATTCAGCATCAAAGCTTTTATAGCAGTTTTGTGTTTAGCTCTATTATTGGAGATACTCGTAATAAGTTTAAAACAGGTGCTAGCCTTACGTATGATAACTACGAAGAGTTTATTAGTGAGCTGCTGTCTCCGAATTTTAATAGAAAAGAAAACTCTGTAGGAGCTTTTTTTGAATATGCTTATGACAATGCAGATAATCTTAGTGTTACAGCGGGCGTTCGATTAGACCATCATAACTTATTAGGAACTTTTGTAACACCAAGATTGCACATGCGTTATGTTCCTTGGGAAAGAGGAGTGTTAAGAGCTTCTGTAGGAAGAGGAAAACGAAGCGCGAATATTTTTGCAGAGAATCAACAACTTTTTGCTTCATCACGAGCAATAACTATTGATAATACAGGCGGAAATATTTATGGCTTAGACCCAGAAGAAGCTTGGAATTACGGAGTATCGTTTTTACAAGGATATAAACTATTTGGTAGAAAAGGAGATGTAACATTCGATTTTTATCAAACAAATTTTTCAAATCAGGTAGTAGTCGATTGGGAAAATCCACAAGAAATTTCTTTTTATAATTTAGAAGGAAAGAGTATCGCAAATAGTTTCCAGATAGAAATGAATCAAAATATAATCCCTTATTTTAATACTCGATTCTCTTATAAGTTTTATGATGTTTCTACAGATTATAAATCAGGAAACTTAGCAAAAGCATTACAAGCTAAACATCGTTTTTTTGCCAATGTATCTTACGAAACTAAAACAGAAGAAAGTGATGCCAGTTGGAAGTTTGATGTAACCTATAACTGGATAGGAGAGCAACGACTACCTAATACCAATAACCAGTTGCCAACATATTCAGATAGCTATAACTTATTAAACACGCAAATAACAAAAGTGTTTTCAAAAAAGTTTGAAATGTATGCTGGAGCTGAAAATATTACAAATTACAAACAAAAAAATCCTATACTGGGAAGTGATAATCCATTTGGTGCAAATTTTGATACTACTATTGTATATGCACCAGTTTTTGGAAGTAATTTCTATGCAGGGTTACGATTTAAAATAGATTAA
- a CDS encoding heavy-metal-associated domain-containing protein, whose protein sequence is MKNIFLLAVVLLLSTSTFAQKKNAKVSFEVDGVCMMCKQRIEKAALKTKGVKFAKWDVNTHELSLIIDERKTSTETVKKTIAGVGHDTKEFKATKEAYDNLHECCKYRDEEVQKDHKKPKK, encoded by the coding sequence ATGAAAAATATATTTTTATTAGCAGTTGTTTTATTATTAAGCACATCAACATTTGCTCAGAAGAAGAATGCAAAAGTATCTTTTGAAGTAGACGGTGTTTGTATGATGTGTAAGCAGCGTATAGAAAAAGCAGCGTTAAAAACTAAAGGAGTAAAATTTGCAAAATGGGATGTGAATACTCACGAGTTAAGTTTAATTATTGATGAACGCAAAACAAGTACAGAAACAGTTAAAAAAACTATTGCTGGTGTAGGTCATGACACTAAAGAGTTTAAAGCAACAAAAGAAGCTTATGATAATTTACATGAGTGCTGTAAGTATCGAGATGAGGAAGTGCAAAAAGATCATAAAAAACCAAAGAAGTAA
- a CDS encoding rod shape-determining protein yields MGFFDFMTEDIAVDLGTANTLIIHNGKVVIDNPSIVARNRLTGKIIATGHEASRMQGKTHENIKTIRPLKDGVIADFQASEEMIKEFVKQIPAIKKKLFPPSLRMVICIPSGITEVEKRAVIDSGRHMNAKEIYLIYEPMAAAIGVGVDIMEPKGNMIIDIGGGTTEIAVIALAGIVCDQSVKVAGDLFTSDIMYYMRTQHNLYVGETTAEKIKLQIGSATEDLDTPPEDMMVQGRDLLSGKPKQIQVSYREIAKALDKSILRIEDAVMETLSKTPPELAADIYNTGIYLAGGGSMLRGLDKRLSRKTDLPVYVAEDPLRAVVRGTGIALKNLEKYKTVLIK; encoded by the coding sequence ATGGGTTTTTTCGATTTCATGACAGAAGATATTGCAGTAGATTTAGGTACTGCAAATACACTTATAATCCACAATGGTAAGGTAGTTATTGACAACCCCTCTATTGTTGCTAGAAATAGGCTTACTGGTAAAATTATTGCTACAGGTCACGAAGCTAGTAGGATGCAAGGAAAAACCCATGAAAATATCAAAACCATACGTCCGTTAAAAGACGGTGTAATTGCTGACTTTCAAGCTTCAGAAGAAATGATTAAGGAATTTGTAAAACAAATTCCTGCCATAAAAAAGAAATTATTTCCACCATCATTACGCATGGTAATTTGTATTCCTTCAGGAATTACTGAAGTTGAAAAACGAGCAGTTATTGATTCTGGTCGTCATATGAACGCTAAAGAAATCTATTTGATTTACGAACCTATGGCAGCAGCTATTGGTGTAGGTGTTGATATTATGGAGCCTAAAGGAAATATGATTATTGATATAGGTGGTGGTACAACTGAAATTGCTGTTATAGCACTAGCTGGTATTGTCTGTGATCAATCAGTAAAAGTTGCTGGAGATTTATTTACTAGCGATATTATGTATTACATGCGTACGCAACACAATTTATATGTTGGAGAAACTACTGCTGAAAAAATAAAGTTACAAATAGGTTCAGCTACAGAAGATTTAGACACGCCTCCTGAAGACATGATGGTTCAAGGACGTGATTTATTAAGTGGAAAGCCTAAGCAAATACAAGTTTCTTATCGTGAAATTGCAAAAGCACTAGATAAATCAATTTTACGTATTGAAGATGCCGTAATGGAAACGCTATCTAAAACACCTCCTGAATTAGCTGCTGATATTTACAATACAGGTATTTATTTAGCTGGGGGTGGATCAATGCTTAGAGGCTTAGATAAGCGTTTATCTAGAAAAACAGATTTACCAGTATATGTTGCTGAAGATCCGTTACGTGCTGTAGTTCGAGGAACAGGTATTGCACTTAAAAATTTAGAAAAATACAAAACTGTATTAATCAAATAA
- a CDS encoding pseudouridine synthase, producing the protein MNSKNSSRGRQAGRNSNPQGKNQFKKDFRKPKSNKPTQKKTEDTGIRLNKFISNSGICSRREADTYIEHGSVSVNGKLVTEMGYKVQPTDEVRFDGTLISMEQKRYVLLNKPKNYITTMEDDRGRKTVMELVGNATRERIYPVGRLDRNTTGLLLFTNDGELAKKLTHPKHNVRKLYHASLDKKLTIADLEKLRGDVIIEGRKVFIDAVSYVEGEKKTEVGIEIHSGRNRIVRKIFEHYGYHVKKLDRVIFAGLTKKNLPRGRWRELTQQEINTLQML; encoded by the coding sequence ATGAATTCAAAAAACTCGTCGAGAGGACGACAAGCTGGACGTAACAGCAATCCTCAAGGAAAAAATCAATTCAAAAAAGATTTCAGGAAACCAAAAAGCAATAAACCTACTCAGAAAAAAACTGAGGATACAGGAATTCGCTTGAACAAATTTATCTCTAATTCAGGAATTTGTTCTCGTAGAGAAGCAGATACGTATATTGAACACGGAAGTGTTTCTGTAAACGGGAAATTAGTTACGGAAATGGGTTACAAAGTGCAGCCTACTGATGAAGTTCGTTTTGATGGAACTTTAATCTCAATGGAGCAGAAACGTTACGTTTTATTAAACAAACCTAAAAATTACATTACTACTATGGAAGATGACCGTGGTCGTAAAACTGTAATGGAATTAGTAGGAAACGCCACTAGAGAACGAATTTATCCTGTTGGAAGATTAGATAGAAATACTACTGGTTTATTACTATTTACTAACGACGGTGAGTTGGCAAAAAAATTAACGCACCCTAAGCATAACGTTCGTAAATTATACCATGCTTCTTTAGACAAAAAATTAACCATTGCTGATTTAGAAAAATTACGTGGTGATGTAATTATTGAAGGAAGAAAAGTATTTATTGATGCAGTCTCTTACGTAGAGGGTGAAAAGAAAACTGAGGTAGGTATTGAAATTCACTCGGGTAGAAACCGTATTGTTCGTAAAATATTTGAACATTATGGATATCATGTAAAAAAATTAGATCGTGTTATTTTTGCTGGTTTAACTAAAAAGAATTTACCTCGTGGTAGATGGCGTGAATTGACACAACAAGAAATTAACACTTTACAAATGTTATAA
- the mreD gene encoding rod shape-determining protein MreD, translated as MNKTVYLIFLFVFLLLLQVLILNNILFLGYVNPYVYIVFIFLFPIKENRFSLLLVAFLLGLCVDAFSNSGGIHTFSTVFMAYIRLFVFKTVFKKTSSDYLLFNLRHESFDKVFNYTAILTLVHHFILFSLTNFSFYNISNVLINTLFSSVFTLLLYFLGSFIFRKKLT; from the coding sequence ATGAATAAAACAGTATACTTAATATTTTTATTCGTTTTCCTCTTGTTACTACAAGTGCTGATTCTAAATAACATTTTATTTTTAGGCTATGTAAACCCCTACGTTTATATCGTTTTTATTTTCTTGTTTCCTATTAAAGAAAACAGGTTTTCTCTTTTATTAGTTGCCTTCTTATTAGGTTTGTGTGTAGATGCTTTTTCTAACTCTGGCGGAATTCATACCTTTTCTACTGTATTTATGGCTTATATACGGCTATTTGTCTTTAAAACTGTTTTTAAAAAAACATCATCAGATTACCTACTTTTTAACCTAAGGCACGAATCTTTTGATAAAGTGTTTAATTATACAGCAATTTTAACATTAGTTCACCACTTCATTTTATTTAGTTTAACTAACTTTAGCTTTTATAACATTTCAAATGTGCTTATCAATACACTATTTTCTAGTGTTTTTACGTTACTGTTGTATTTTTTAGGAAGTTTTATATTTAGGAAAAAGCTAACATGA
- the mreC gene encoding rod shape-determining protein MreC, protein MQQLIYFLQKYKYFLFFLFLEVIAVALIINNHSFHKSKFISSTNFITGGLYQKSSNISEYLDLRETNSILVEENLVLKNKLEKINSYLDSISANQIIDTVNLNQNFNYISGKIIKNSFHKADNFLTINRGKSYNVFQEMGVINSKGVIGITDNVSSKFARVQSILNSKSNINAKFKNNNHYGTLTWDGKDYNIVQLTDIPRQATFKEGDTVVTGGRSTIFPNGIPIGTVVKVPEELSAVNSINIKLFNDMSNLGHVYIITNLNKEEIKTVENNNE, encoded by the coding sequence ATGCAACAGCTTATTTATTTCTTACAGAAGTATAAGTATTTCTTATTTTTTCTATTCCTAGAAGTTATAGCTGTTGCATTAATCATTAACAACCATTCTTTTCATAAAAGTAAATTTATTAGTTCTACTAATTTCATTACAGGAGGACTATATCAAAAATCATCTAACATATCGGAATATCTTGACTTAAGAGAAACAAACTCTATACTTGTTGAAGAAAACTTAGTATTAAAAAATAAATTAGAAAAAATCAATAGTTATCTTGATAGTATTTCTGCTAATCAGATAATAGACACAGTAAATCTCAATCAAAATTTCAATTACATTTCTGGAAAAATAATTAAGAACTCTTTTCATAAAGCTGATAACTTTTTAACAATTAACAGAGGTAAAAGTTATAATGTTTTTCAAGAAATGGGAGTAATAAATAGCAAAGGTGTTATTGGTATTACTGACAATGTCTCTAGTAAATTTGCTAGAGTACAATCTATTTTAAATTCAAAAAGCAATATCAACGCTAAATTTAAAAATAACAATCATTATGGTACCTTAACATGGGACGGTAAAGACTATAATATTGTACAACTAACCGACATTCCACGTCAAGCAACTTTTAAAGAAGGTGATACTGTTGTTACTGGAGGAAGGTCTACTATTTTTCCAAACGGGATACCTATTGGAACAGTCGTAAAAGTACCTGAAGAATTATCTGCGGTTAATAGTATAAACATTAAACTCTTTAACGATATGTCTAACTTAGGTCATGTTTATATAATAACCAACCTAAATAAAGAAGAAATAAAAACTGTAGAAAATAATAATGAATAA
- a CDS encoding HYC_CC_PP family protein, producing the protein MKKHFSKITAITLALTVLLSTFSFNVEKHFCGDFLVAVSYVGSVASCDDVEEDSCESKTIEPSCCKDDVELIKGQTQIQKSSVEKITFIKVATAVTSYVFNSLLFQDLEKQFIPHKQYVPPKLFFDIQVLHEVFII; encoded by the coding sequence ATGAAGAAACATTTTTCTAAAATAACAGCTATAACCTTAGCACTAACAGTGTTGCTATCTACATTCTCTTTTAATGTAGAAAAACATTTTTGTGGTGATTTTTTAGTAGCTGTTTCTTATGTAGGAAGTGTAGCTAGCTGTGATGATGTAGAAGAGGACAGCTGCGAGAGTAAAACAATAGAACCATCGTGTTGTAAAGACGATGTAGAGCTTATAAAAGGGCAAACTCAAATTCAAAAATCGTCTGTAGAAAAAATAACCTTTATAAAGGTTGCTACAGCGGTTACTTCATATGTTTTTAACAGTCTGTTGTTTCAAGACTTAGAAAAGCAATTTATTCCACATAAACAATATGTACCACCTAAGTTATTTTTTGACATACAGGTACTTCACGAAGTCTTTATCATATGA
- the purH gene encoding bifunctional phosphoribosylaminoimidazolecarboxamide formyltransferase/IMP cyclohydrolase codes for MNNTKTIKSALISVFHKDGLEPIVKKLNELGVTIYSTGGTEKFIKDLGIDVVPVEDVTSYPSILGGRVKTLHPKVFGGILNRQDHEGDVAEMQEYNIPQLDLVIVDLYPFEKTVASGASEQDIIEKIDIGGISLIRAAAKNFKDTVIVSSMEQYEDFLTIISESNGETSLNDRKKFAAKAFNISSHYDTAIFNYFNEDEVVYKASETTSKVLRYGENPHQKGFFFGNLDAMFDKLHGKELSYNNLLDVDAAVNLIEEFKGEDPTFAILKHNNACGFAQRKTIHQAYVDALAGDPVSAFGGILISNTKIDKATAEEIHKLFCEVVIAPAYDADALEILKGKKNRVILIQKEVELPKQTVRTALNGVLVQDKDYITDKLDDLSYPTNNKPSESELEDLLFASKLCKNTKSNTIILVKDKQLLAGGTGQTSRVDALKQAIEKANSFNFDLNGAVMASDAFFPFPDCVEIADKAGIKSVIQPGGSIKDQLSIDYCNDNNVSMVFTGTRHFKH; via the coding sequence ATGAACAATACAAAAACTATTAAATCAGCATTAATTTCCGTTTTTCACAAAGACGGATTAGAGCCTATTGTTAAAAAACTTAACGAACTAGGTGTTACTATATACTCTACTGGTGGTACTGAGAAGTTCATCAAAGACTTAGGCATTGACGTAGTACCTGTAGAAGATGTTACTTCGTATCCTTCAATTTTAGGAGGAAGAGTAAAAACATTACACCCAAAAGTTTTTGGAGGTATTTTAAACAGACAAGATCACGAAGGGGATGTTGCTGAAATGCAAGAATACAATATTCCTCAATTAGATTTAGTGATTGTAGATTTATATCCTTTTGAAAAAACAGTTGCTTCTGGAGCCTCTGAACAAGATATTATTGAAAAAATTGATATCGGCGGAATTTCATTAATCCGCGCAGCTGCAAAAAACTTTAAGGATACTGTGATTGTTTCTTCAATGGAACAATATGAAGATTTCTTAACTATTATTTCAGAAAGCAACGGAGAAACTTCGTTAAACGATAGAAAAAAGTTTGCTGCTAAAGCTTTTAATATCTCCTCTCATTATGACACTGCCATTTTCAATTATTTCAATGAAGATGAAGTTGTATATAAAGCTAGTGAAACTACTTCTAAAGTATTACGCTATGGAGAAAACCCTCATCAAAAAGGTTTTTTCTTTGGCAATTTAGATGCTATGTTTGATAAACTACATGGAAAAGAATTAAGCTATAACAACTTATTAGATGTTGATGCTGCTGTTAATTTAATAGAAGAATTTAAAGGTGAAGATCCAACATTTGCTATTTTAAAACATAACAATGCTTGTGGTTTCGCTCAACGTAAAACGATTCATCAAGCTTATGTAGACGCTTTAGCAGGTGACCCTGTTTCTGCATTTGGAGGGATCTTAATTTCAAACACGAAAATTGATAAAGCCACTGCCGAAGAAATTCACAAATTATTCTGTGAAGTGGTTATCGCTCCTGCTTATGATGCTGATGCTTTAGAAATTTTAAAAGGTAAAAAGAATAGAGTAATTTTAATTCAAAAAGAAGTTGAATTACCCAAACAAACAGTTAGAACAGCCTTAAACGGAGTATTAGTTCAAGATAAAGATTATATTACAGACAAATTAGATGATTTATCTTACCCTACTAACAATAAACCATCAGAAAGTGAGTTAGAGGATTTGTTATTTGCATCTAAACTATGTAAAAACACTAAGTCTAATACTATTATTTTAGTAAAAGACAAACAATTATTAGCCGGGGGAACAGGCCAAACAAGTAGAGTTGATGCCCTAAAACAAGCTATTGAAAAAGCTAATAGCTTCAACTTTGACTTAAACGGAGCTGTTATGGCTAGTGATGCTTTTTTCCCTTTTCCTGACTGTGTAGAAATAGCAGACAAAGCAGGTATAAAAAGTGTAATTCAACCAGGGGGATCTATTAAAGATCAATTAAGCATTGATTATTGTAACGATAATAATGTTTCTATGGTTTTTACTGGAACTAGACATTTTAAACATTAA
- a CDS encoding GAF domain-containing protein, with product MNIQELKDNIDSIVSNNSSKEEKLQQICDYLASEISYYDWVGFYFKNGDKEELKLAQFNGEPTDHTIIPFGKGICGQVAVSNENFVVQDVSEQDNYISCGWKVKSEIVIPIFIDGENVGQIDIDSHTVNPFTQNDEVLLEYVCKKVATFI from the coding sequence ATGAACATACAAGAACTAAAAGACAACATAGACTCAATAGTTAGTAATAATTCTTCAAAAGAGGAAAAACTACAACAAATCTGCGATTATTTAGCTTCAGAAATTTCTTATTACGACTGGGTTGGTTTTTACTTTAAAAATGGAGATAAAGAAGAATTAAAATTAGCACAATTTAACGGAGAACCTACAGATCATACAATTATCCCTTTTGGAAAAGGAATTTGTGGTCAAGTTGCTGTTAGTAATGAAAATTTTGTAGTTCAAGATGTTAGTGAGCAAGACAATTATATCTCTTGTGGATGGAAAGTAAAATCTGAGATTGTTATCCCTATTTTTATTGATGGAGAAAACGTTGGCCAAATAGACATTGACTCTCACACAGTTAATCCATTTACTCAAAATGATGAGGTTTTATTAGAGTATGTTTGTAAAAAAGTAGCCACCTTTATATAA
- a CDS encoding geranylgeranylglycerol-phosphate geranylgeranyltransferase — MSTFKNNTFFLKIFSLLSVIRGYNILVLIAAQYLAAIFIFSDAKSVKPVVFDWHLLYLVIATVCVVASGYIINNFYDKKADIINRPIKTGLDSYVKQETKLTLYFTLNFIGFFFGWLVSWRAALFFSVYIFGIWFYSHKLKRYPLIGLITATVLTILPFFVIFVHYKNFSKVIFIHAIFLFLVIMIRELMKDLENIKGAIANNYNTFPVKYGERNTKKLIILLMVLTLVPIGVLFNYPAIEYMKYYFYLAAITLIFVGFYTWKSTKNNQYRLAHNILKVLLLIGVFSLLFIDKSLIVDKVVEVLD, encoded by the coding sequence ATGAGTACATTTAAAAACAATACATTTTTCTTAAAAATATTTAGCCTTTTATCTGTCATAAGAGGTTATAACATTCTAGTATTAATAGCAGCCCAATATTTGGCTGCTATTTTTATTTTCTCTGATGCAAAATCAGTTAAACCTGTAGTTTTTGATTGGCATTTACTCTATTTAGTTATTGCTACCGTTTGTGTAGTTGCTTCTGGATATATCATCAATAATTTTTACGATAAAAAAGCTGATATTATTAACAGACCTATAAAAACAGGCTTGGATTCTTATGTAAAACAGGAAACAAAACTAACTTTATATTTTACACTAAATTTTATTGGTTTTTTCTTCGGATGGTTAGTTTCATGGCGAGCAGCATTGTTTTTCTCTGTATACATATTTGGTATTTGGTTCTACTCTCATAAACTAAAAAGATATCCATTAATAGGATTAATAACAGCCACAGTATTAACCATACTTCCTTTTTTTGTAATTTTTGTACACTATAAAAACTTTTCAAAAGTAATTTTTATACACGCAATCTTTCTTTTTCTAGTCATCATGATTCGAGAACTTATGAAGGATTTAGAAAATATTAAAGGAGCTATAGCTAATAACTACAACACTTTCCCTGTTAAATACGGAGAACGAAATACTAAAAAGCTAATTATTTTATTAATGGTACTAACCTTAGTACCTATTGGAGTTTTATTTAACTACCCTGCTATTGAGTACATGAAATACTATTTTTATTTAGCTGCCATTACCTTAATTTTTGTTGGTTTTTACACTTGGAAATCAACAAAAAACAATCAATATAGATTAGCTCATAACATTTTAAAGGTCTTATTATTAATAGGTGTTTTTAGCTTGTTATTTATCGATAAATCTTTAATTGTAGATAAAGTAGTTGAGGTTTTAGATTAA
- a CDS encoding mevalonate kinase family protein produces MKGPLFYAKILLFGEYGIIKDSKGLAIPFSSYKGALKSAKNLTGEAEKSNQSLAKFYSYLANLNSELVSFDLDSLKSDINNGMYFDSSIPQGYGVGSSGALVASIYDKYANDKITILENLTRDKLLTLKQIFSLMESFFHGKSSGLDPLNSYLSLPILINSKEHIEPAGIPSQKEGKGAVFLLDSEQIGETEPMVNIFMNKMKNEGFRKMISEEFATHTDACIEDFLQGNVKSLFGNVKKLSKVVLANFKPMIPTAFHKVWEKGIQTNDYYLKLCGSGGGGYILGFTEDYEKAKNSLKDYKLELVYRF; encoded by the coding sequence ATGAAAGGACCCTTATTTTACGCAAAAATATTACTCTTTGGAGAGTATGGAATTATTAAAGACTCTAAAGGATTAGCAATACCCTTTAGCTCTTATAAAGGAGCGTTAAAATCTGCAAAAAACTTAACTGGAGAAGCTGAGAAGTCAAATCAAAGTTTAGCTAAGTTTTATAGTTATTTGGCTAACTTAAATTCTGAGTTAGTATCTTTTGATTTAGATTCTTTGAAAAGTGATATAAATAACGGAATGTATTTCGATTCTTCAATACCTCAAGGGTACGGAGTTGGAAGTTCTGGTGCTTTAGTAGCTTCTATTTACGATAAGTACGCTAATGATAAAATTACAATTTTAGAAAACCTAACAAGAGACAAGCTTTTAACTTTAAAACAAATTTTTTCATTGATGGAGTCTTTTTTCCATGGAAAAAGCTCTGGGTTAGATCCTTTAAACTCTTATTTAAGTTTACCTATCTTAATCAATTCAAAAGAACATATTGAACCAGCAGGAATCCCTTCTCAAAAAGAAGGAAAAGGAGCTGTTTTCTTATTAGATTCTGAGCAAATTGGGGAGACTGAACCAATGGTAAACATCTTTATGAACAAGATGAAAAACGAAGGTTTCAGAAAAATGATTAGCGAAGAGTTCGCAACACATACAGATGCTTGTATTGAAGACTTTTTACAAGGAAACGTAAAATCGTTGTTTGGTAACGTGAAAAAACTATCAAAGGTAGTTTTAGCTAACTTTAAACCTATGATTCCTACTGCTTTTCATAAAGTATGGGAAAAAGGTATACAAACCAACGATTACTATTTAAAGCTTTGTGGTTCTGGTGGTGGAGGTTACATCTTAGGATTTACTGAAGATTACGAAAAAGCAAAAAACAGTTTAAAAGATTATAAATTAGAATTAGTGTATCGCTTTTAA
- a CDS encoding toxin-antitoxin system YwqK family antitoxin, whose protein sequence is MRTSTLIIALFIGFITNSVTAQDTIWFDKNWQETTKDEHVFYRPAPKRMNNGFWIVDYYKNGQIQMEGFSTVNIPNEEVFDGLVMYYHANGKPFHRANYKNGKLHGIRKVYYESGELKEEGKYEEGEREGIWKTFYKNGKIETKGKYRDNEKVGVWKTFYKNVY, encoded by the coding sequence ATGAGAACTTCAACATTAATAATTGCCCTTTTTATTGGTTTCATAACCAATTCTGTTACTGCACAAGACACAATTTGGTTCGATAAAAATTGGCAAGAAACAACAAAAGATGAGCATGTGTTTTATAGACCGGCTCCCAAAAGAATGAATAACGGTTTTTGGATTGTTGATTACTACAAAAACGGACAAATTCAAATGGAAGGTTTTAGCACTGTAAACATTCCTAACGAAGAAGTATTCGATGGCTTAGTAATGTATTATCATGCAAACGGAAAACCTTTTCACAGAGCTAATTACAAGAATGGAAAACTTCACGGAATTCGAAAGGTATATTATGAATCTGGTGAGTTAAAAGAGGAAGGAAAGTATGAAGAAGGTGAAAGAGAAGGTATATGGAAAACTTTTTATAAGAATGGTAAAATAGAAACAAAAGGTAAATACCGCGATAACGAAAAAGTGGGCGTTTGGAAAACTTTTTACAAAAACGTGTACTAG